Proteins co-encoded in one Arachis hypogaea cultivar Tifrunner chromosome 11, arahy.Tifrunner.gnm2.J5K5, whole genome shotgun sequence genomic window:
- the LOC112723835 gene encoding sec-independent protein translocase protein TATB, chloroplastic-like, which produces MLRAFQPTIRELQDVSREFKTTLEWEIGLDDISTPPTQTTYNSTLDLNGTRDPSKAYSSEESKEAILPPPATAAEPQSQKPETDNSPLDSSCQ; this is translated from the exons ATGTTGCGTGCATTCCAACCCACAATTAGAGAACTTCAAGATGTTTCCAGGGAGTTTAAGACCACACTGGAATGGGAGATCGGTCTTGACGACATTTCAACTCCACCAACACAGACCACCTACAATTCTACTCTTGACCTTA ATGGCACAAGAGATCCAAGCAAAGCCTACAGCTCTGAGGAGTCTAAAGAAGCCATCCTGCCTCCTCCTG CAACTGCTGCGGAGCCACAGTCTCAGAAGCCAGAAACTGACAACTCGCCTCTCGATTCTTCATGTCAATAG